In Rhizobium sp. CIAT894, the following are encoded in one genomic region:
- a CDS encoding ABC transporter substrate-binding protein, which yields MKSATVSALALSTILFSASTIFAQELATKDRIGLADAAKTLVVRLTNDSPNNSDPAIAEGYQKLFVDFIKKHPDWKLQMQFMSSDIGTEQAKMLEQAKAGNAPDCAAVDSFVLSQFMVNHVLADFTPYFSKEEVDDLFPFIRNGITDKDKTVRAWWWDTDLRVLYRNKSVVADAPATWDDLKKAALASTKEGMEGVLFNGGRWEGTTFDWLANYWALGGKLVDDSGKPVFGEGENKEKFLKALNYFKDLVDSGAAPKRVSTIANYDDMNAAAAAATTALFIGGNWQYAQLKSTLDEDDFKNWTFSPIPGPTADQRSTGTGGWTIASFSKDKDKVEMCANLAREVYMGPANALQQQLPTRKSLFDKYEVFSTEANKTFAKALVDGQARPGVPIYPEISNQIQIMMGDVLSGTKKPEEALDAAFNAAMEAYKRL from the coding sequence ATGAAGAGCGCGACCGTCAGCGCATTGGCGCTGAGCACGATCTTGTTTTCAGCATCGACGATTTTTGCCCAGGAACTTGCCACGAAAGACCGGATCGGCCTTGCCGATGCGGCCAAGACCCTCGTCGTCCGCCTGACGAACGACAGCCCGAACAATTCCGATCCCGCCATCGCCGAGGGCTATCAGAAGCTCTTCGTCGATTTCATCAAGAAGCACCCGGACTGGAAATTGCAGATGCAATTCATGTCCTCCGACATCGGCACCGAACAGGCCAAGATGCTGGAGCAGGCCAAGGCCGGCAATGCGCCCGATTGCGCCGCCGTCGACTCCTTCGTGCTGTCGCAGTTCATGGTCAACCACGTGCTGGCTGACTTCACGCCGTATTTCTCCAAGGAAGAAGTGGACGATCTCTTCCCCTTCATCCGCAACGGCATCACCGACAAGGACAAGACGGTGCGCGCCTGGTGGTGGGATACCGACCTTCGTGTGCTCTACCGCAACAAGTCTGTGGTCGCAGATGCGCCTGCGACCTGGGACGATCTGAAGAAGGCGGCACTTGCCTCCACCAAGGAGGGCATGGAAGGCGTGCTCTTCAACGGCGGGCGCTGGGAAGGCACGACCTTCGACTGGCTCGCCAATTACTGGGCGCTCGGCGGCAAGCTCGTCGACGACAGCGGCAAGCCGGTCTTCGGCGAAGGCGAGAACAAGGAGAAATTCCTGAAGGCGCTGAACTACTTCAAGGATCTCGTCGATTCCGGCGCGGCCCCCAAACGCGTCAGCACGATCGCCAATTACGACGATATGAACGCGGCGGCAGCCGCGGCGACCACAGCCCTCTTCATCGGCGGCAATTGGCAATATGCGCAGCTGAAATCGACCCTCGACGAAGACGATTTCAAAAACTGGACCTTCTCGCCGATCCCCGGCCCGACGGCCGATCAGCGCTCGACAGGCACCGGCGGCTGGACGATCGCCTCTTTCAGCAAGGACAAGGACAAGGTCGAAATGTGCGCCAACCTCGCACGCGAGGTCTATATGGGGCCGGCAAACGCGCTGCAGCAGCAGCTGCCGACCCGCAAATCGCTGTTCGACAAGTATGAGGTCTTCTCGACGGAAGCCAACAAGACCTTCGCCAAGGCGCTCGTCGACGGGCAGGCCCGCCCCGGCGTGCCGATCTATCCCGAGATCTCCAACCAGATCCAGATCATGATGGGCGACGTGCTGTCGGGAACGAAAAAGCCGGAAGAAGCGCTGGATGCCGCGTTCAACGCGGCGATGGAGGCTTACAAGCGGCTGTGA
- a CDS encoding sugar ABC transporter permease: MSPIAIEVDSPPQSRTFMRRFAGAPLPWIMPVIVVIGIFYLYPVIDVFRLSFTNATLIGDNQQYTLGSIANALSSPQLPDILWATLIFVGGSVIGQQILGLAVAVTVIRGEKRGLFGTTILRTTALVAWVVPGIAGGIIWQMLFSEAPYGALNSILRLMHMPTVAWLSDPAIAPWSTLISNIWRGTAFSMVVMYAALKSIDPSLYEAAEVDGATASQQFFFVTLPQLRAAILVNMILITIQTVNTFDAIITLTGGGPGRATEVISLYVFNIVFRNYDLSGGSVLSVLMLIISLGLAVVYASFLPKEEEQ; this comes from the coding sequence ATGAGCCCTATTGCCATCGAGGTTGACAGCCCGCCTCAAAGCAGAACGTTCATGCGCCGTTTCGCCGGCGCTCCCCTGCCCTGGATCATGCCCGTGATCGTCGTCATCGGCATCTTCTATCTCTACCCCGTCATCGACGTTTTCCGTCTTTCCTTCACCAATGCGACGCTGATCGGCGACAATCAGCAATATACGCTGGGCTCGATCGCCAATGCGCTCAGCTCGCCGCAACTGCCCGACATTCTCTGGGCCACCCTGATCTTCGTCGGCGGCAGCGTCATCGGCCAGCAGATCCTCGGCCTTGCGGTCGCCGTCACGGTCATTCGCGGCGAAAAGCGTGGGCTGTTCGGCACCACGATCCTGAGGACGACGGCGCTTGTCGCCTGGGTCGTACCCGGCATTGCCGGCGGCATCATCTGGCAGATGTTGTTTTCCGAAGCGCCTTACGGCGCGCTGAACAGCATATTGAGGCTGATGCACATGCCAACCGTCGCCTGGCTTTCCGATCCGGCGATCGCGCCGTGGTCGACGCTGATTTCCAACATCTGGCGCGGCACGGCCTTTTCTATGGTGGTGATGTATGCGGCGCTGAAATCGATCGATCCCTCGCTCTATGAAGCGGCCGAGGTCGATGGCGCCACCGCATCGCAGCAGTTTTTCTTCGTCACCCTGCCGCAGTTGCGCGCCGCCATCCTCGTCAACATGATCCTGATCACCATCCAGACGGTAAATACTTTCGATGCGATCATCACGCTCACCGGCGGTGGTCCGGGGCGCGCGACCGAGGTGATCTCACTCTACGTCTTCAACATCGTCTTCAGAAACTATGATCTATCGGGCGGCAGCGTGCTTTCCGTGCTCATGCTGATCATCAGCCTCGGGCTTGCCGTCGTCTACGCGTCGTTCCTGCCCAAGGAGGAAGAGCAATGA
- a CDS encoding carbohydrate ABC transporter permease, whose amino-acid sequence MSGRTGSRLGDAMSYLFMLVMFVFFAGPLTYLLSMALRDKREVYRGAARYIPDNPTIQNFITVLNNSYFPIYLWNGLKLAALSGIGVLIVALPAAYAFSRFQFRGKGLSMMGLLLFQMISPLVIMVPLYRYMNKLGLLDTHFAVVMVYIALGVPLATWLLKSTVDGIPRSLDEAAMIDGCNRFSVFWRIILPLSAPGIASVFIITVIAGWSQFLVPFLLLTKNDLMPIGVGIFNFRGMQTDSSIQLLAAACLISVVPAIVAFLSLQRLILGAMTSGAVKG is encoded by the coding sequence ATGAGCGGACGCACCGGAAGCCGGCTCGGCGATGCCATGAGTTATCTCTTCATGCTGGTGATGTTCGTCTTCTTCGCCGGCCCCCTCACCTATCTCCTGTCGATGGCGCTGCGTGACAAGCGCGAGGTCTATCGCGGCGCAGCGCGCTATATTCCCGACAATCCCACCATCCAGAATTTCATCACGGTTCTGAACAACAGCTACTTTCCGATCTATCTCTGGAATGGCCTCAAGCTTGCCGCTCTGAGCGGGATCGGCGTACTGATCGTTGCTCTGCCTGCGGCTTACGCCTTTTCCCGCTTCCAGTTCCGCGGCAAGGGCCTGTCGATGATGGGGCTGCTGCTTTTCCAGATGATCTCGCCGCTGGTCATCATGGTGCCGCTCTACCGCTACATGAACAAGCTCGGCCTGCTGGATACGCATTTCGCCGTCGTCATGGTCTATATCGCGCTCGGCGTCCCCCTGGCGACCTGGCTGCTGAAGAGCACGGTCGACGGTATTCCGCGCAGCCTCGACGAAGCAGCGATGATCGACGGCTGCAACCGCTTCTCGGTCTTCTGGCGCATCATCCTGCCTTTGTCGGCGCCCGGCATCGCCTCCGTCTTCATCATCACGGTGATTGCCGGCTGGTCGCAATTCCTGGTGCCTTTCCTGCTGCTCACCAAAAATGACCTGATGCCGATCGGCGTCGGAATCTTTAACTTCCGCGGCATGCAGACCGACTCGTCTATCCAACTGCTTGCCGCCGCCTGCCTGATCTCGGTCGTTCCGGC